A window of the Parabacteroides merdae ATCC 43184 genome harbors these coding sequences:
- a CDS encoding hemerythrin domain-containing protein yields the protein MIKNMGNMKNGKYRETSKMSDLICENYPMVLVMSRFGIDLGFGEKNIGEVCRQNKIDTYTFLTVVNFLTETETIPAAEVHKDISISSLITYLHNAHDYFLNFRLPHIRHKLTEAIVSCPKDVAFVIRRFFDEYAEEVHKHMSYEEKTVFPYVRNLLEGKKDPKYNITIFRKRHDQIEMKITELKNLILKYYPGPDSNLLNSVLFDIFATEQDLASHNRVEDYIFVPAILSLEKQ from the coding sequence ATGATAAAAAATATGGGAAACATGAAGAACGGAAAATACAGGGAAACAAGCAAGATGAGTGACCTGATATGCGAGAATTATCCGATGGTCCTTGTGATGAGCCGCTTCGGTATCGACCTGGGGTTCGGAGAGAAAAACATCGGGGAAGTATGCCGGCAGAATAAGATCGACACATATACATTCCTGACTGTCGTCAACTTTCTGACGGAAACGGAGACAATCCCGGCAGCGGAGGTCCATAAAGATATCTCCATCTCTTCGCTTATCACTTATCTGCATAATGCACACGACTATTTCCTGAACTTCCGTCTTCCCCATATCCGCCACAAACTGACAGAGGCGATCGTGAGCTGCCCGAAAGATGTGGCCTTCGTGATCCGCCGCTTTTTCGACGAATATGCCGAAGAGGTACACAAACATATGTCGTACGAAGAGAAAACCGTCTTCCCGTATGTCCGCAATTTGCTGGAAGGAAAGAAAGACCCGAAATATAACATCACCATCTTCCGCAAACGGCATGACCAGATCGAGATGAAAATCACGGAACTGAAGAACCTGATCCTGAAGTATTATCCGGGACCGGACAGTAACTTGCTCAACAGCGTCCTGTTCGATATTTTCGCAACAGAACAAGACCTTGCCTCTCATAACCGGGTAGAAGACTACATCTTCGTACCTGCTATTCTGTCTTTAGAAAAACAATAA
- a CDS encoding Rid family hydrolase, giving the protein MDYIKKTYTDKAVEVQISSFAGKGGVTEYHVLLAITDRTLPFSGQLQNIQWAYVAVIQEVLPDDATAVFRRYFLSDAANQADLVMVWECENSYCPLSIVEQAPLNGSKIAMWTWFQTGITVETTKNGMSKAKHNRYTQYWTGGSCNRASNSEYQTRLLLNDYVLQLTEQGCKLANDCIRTWFFVQNVDVNYAGVVKARKEVFITQDLTEKTHYISSTGIEGRHADPNVFVQMDTYAVKGLQSGQIQFLYAPTHLNPTYEYGVTFERGTAVTYGDRKQIFISGTASIDNQGEIMYPGDILKQTERMLENIDTLLQEAGSGLQDIMQAIVYLRDPADYVVVKQYIESRYPSFLHLIVHAPVCRPGWLIETECIAVIPADAPQYAYL; this is encoded by the coding sequence ATGGATTATATCAAAAAGACATACACAGACAAAGCTGTCGAAGTTCAAATTTCTTCCTTTGCTGGGAAAGGTGGGGTTACCGAATATCACGTTCTGCTCGCTATTACAGACCGGACATTGCCGTTTTCCGGACAACTTCAGAACATCCAATGGGCCTATGTGGCAGTTATCCAAGAGGTGTTACCTGACGATGCGACTGCCGTCTTCCGGCGCTATTTCCTGAGCGACGCTGCCAACCAGGCCGACTTGGTGATGGTTTGGGAATGCGAAAATTCCTATTGCCCTCTTTCCATCGTGGAGCAAGCTCCACTAAACGGGAGCAAAATAGCCATGTGGACTTGGTTTCAGACCGGTATCACTGTCGAAACGACCAAAAACGGAATGTCGAAAGCCAAACACAACCGTTATACACAATACTGGACCGGGGGCTCTTGCAATAGGGCTTCCAACTCCGAGTACCAGACACGGCTTTTGCTGAACGATTACGTCTTGCAACTGACCGAGCAGGGATGCAAGTTGGCAAACGATTGCATCCGTACCTGGTTCTTCGTTCAAAACGTGGATGTCAATTATGCCGGCGTCGTCAAGGCCCGTAAAGAGGTTTTCATCACGCAAGACCTGACGGAAAAGACCCATTATATTTCCAGTACGGGAATAGAAGGACGCCATGCCGATCCGAACGTTTTTGTCCAGATGGATACTTATGCCGTAAAAGGCTTGCAGTCCGGACAAATCCAGTTCCTCTATGCTCCCACCCACCTGAATCCGACATACGAATACGGAGTGACTTTCGAGCGGGGGACAGCTGTAACCTATGGCGACCGGAAACAAATCTTCATTTCCGGAACCGCGAGTATCGACAATCAAGGCGAGATCATGTATCCGGGGGATATCCTGAAACAGACGGAACGCATGCTGGAAAACATCGACACCTTGCTACAGGAGGCGGGAAGCGGATTGCAAGACATCATGCAGGCAATCGTCTACTTGCGCGACCCGGCCGATTATGTCGTGGTCAAGCAATATATCGAAAGCCGGTATCCGTCGTTTCTCCACCTGATCGTACATGCTCCCGTATGTCGTCCGGGCTGGCTGATCGAAACGGAATGCATAGCTGTCATACCGGCGGATGCACCTCAATATGCATACTTATAA
- a CDS encoding di-heme oxidoredictase family protein: protein MKQSYLLTSSLFLLFACAACEEDDKMDMDKIDVPNGYALSAGTSTIFLNSSVAYDTNADWITGANSIRFNNGDGLYDDVRTSNNGDGGGLGPVYAGYSCGSCHRNAGRTKPTLWENGGSGNYGFSSMLVYISRRNGAFFRDYGRVLHDQAIYGVKPEGKLSVTYDKQTFSFPDGETYELCKPNYTITEWYKDSIAPEDLFCTVRIPLRHVGMGQMMAIDRREIEALAAKSNYPEYGISGRCNYITEKGVTGVGLSGNKAQHLDLTVELGFSSDMGVTNSRYPEEICEGQAQINQGSMMGLSYDQLDISTADMEDVDLYMQSLGVPARRNINDPQVILGEQKFYEAKCHLCHVTTLHTQAGGSTLLNGTRLPWLGGQTIHPYSDFLLHDMGSEIMGVGLNDNYVSGLARGNEWRTTPLWGIGLQEKVNGHTYFLHDGRARNLTEAIMWHGGEGEASKNLFKQMSKEEREAVIAFLNSL, encoded by the coding sequence ATGAAGCAATCTTACCTGTTAACATCCTCGCTATTCCTGCTCTTTGCATGCGCAGCTTGTGAAGAGGACGATAAAATGGATATGGATAAAATAGATGTCCCGAACGGATATGCGCTGTCAGCAGGGACTTCAACGATTTTCCTAAACTCATCGGTCGCCTACGATACGAACGCCGACTGGATAACAGGAGCCAACTCGATCCGTTTCAACAACGGCGACGGTCTCTACGACGATGTACGCACCAGCAACAATGGCGACGGAGGCGGTCTCGGACCTGTTTATGCCGGCTATTCCTGCGGCAGTTGCCATCGCAACGCAGGAAGGACCAAACCGACATTGTGGGAAAATGGCGGATCGGGCAACTACGGTTTCTCTTCCATGCTGGTCTATATCTCCCGCCGCAACGGTGCTTTCTTCCGCGACTACGGACGTGTATTGCACGACCAAGCCATCTACGGCGTCAAACCGGAAGGTAAGTTGTCCGTCACATACGACAAGCAGACTTTTTCCTTCCCCGACGGAGAGACTTACGAACTATGCAAACCCAATTACACGATAACCGAATGGTATAAAGACAGTATCGCCCCGGAAGATTTGTTCTGCACCGTACGCATCCCGTTACGCCACGTCGGTATGGGACAGATGATGGCAATCGACCGCAGGGAAATCGAAGCGCTCGCTGCCAAAAGCAATTATCCGGAATATGGTATCAGCGGACGTTGCAACTATATCACCGAGAAGGGTGTCACCGGTGTCGGCCTTTCAGGAAACAAGGCACAGCATCTTGACCTGACCGTCGAACTGGGCTTTTCAAGCGATATGGGCGTGACAAACAGCCGCTATCCGGAAGAGATTTGCGAAGGGCAGGCTCAGATCAACCAAGGCAGCATGATGGGACTCTCGTACGACCAGCTCGACATATCGACCGCCGATATGGAAGATGTGGACCTTTACATGCAAAGCCTCGGCGTACCGGCACGGCGCAACATAAACGACCCTCAGGTCATCTTAGGAGAACAAAAGTTTTACGAAGCGAAATGCCATCTCTGCCACGTCACTACGCTGCACACGCAAGCGGGCGGTTCCACACTGCTCAACGGCACACGTTTGCCATGGCTCGGCGGACAGACCATACATCCTTATTCTGATTTCCTACTGCATGACATGGGGTCGGAGATCATGGGAGTCGGGTTGAACGACAATTATGTCAGCGGCCTGGCACGAGGAAACGAATGGCGTACTACGCCGCTTTGGGGTATCGGGCTGCAGGAGAAAGTCAACGGTCATACCTATTTCCTTCATGACGGACGCGCCCGCAACCTGACCGAAGCCATCATGTGGCATGGAGGCGAAGGGGAAGCCTCCAAAAATTTATTCAAACAAATGAGCAAGGAAGAGCGTGAGGCAGTGATCGCATTCCTCAACTCCTTATAA
- a CDS encoding DUF6383 domain-containing protein, with the protein MNKRFSTLLAAALVAGSFSSAFAQLEGRNVEWKDAQASRAYYLAGVHFVSPTDYLQAFSLQGLVNGADITAANPVAAAQWTVETKKVGTVTHYAFKNIEGEQYLAFEKKDGAYALAAKKEANDETKSFRWFTVAANGNLQAVLSDEKEPYFLGLKNDGTADWSLALLQSSEHHTDGSTSVIKKKVALYEIYNDQITAEAFASKFGENFTIEFPETLDDMDVFENVSVEKIANDNLGFKLVDNKGTKDTKDDEYVVLANERVSNSELAANAIGYRYAKMTAKAIKDKKIDDKNTVFYAEENETNIGDGKYALVQKVKVGDLDNKDVTFGKVTNDETTRQLASVEYDCHSTFMGVTVGKGTRVANTEVANERMLIVNVTAKVADKKNSSALGLKNDFTGARWYDKVSEADFDQPQGQWLVAAGSAANTIKLINVQKPGFVQDNIRLYEAEGENTYTVFASDLGLSGLETITLTKVEDYDKLNGYYSTLSDINQKFAFVTTGEYANEEAGSDLYLKAGVEGDVVTVVPHAGSEWELIRNEKAQAVTANYKYYDGEKWVELNGKGNEEKGILPADTVRLAYSYAINADELGLGTAWKMAKDDIEFFLKENGKGTYAIVYGATADEVKEYGVINGSEELVAETTDFTNSTPFEIIDLDAAPSLAADSKHMTFEATNSIGFIASDENNNAVLAKETAALWVDSVNAEGYATPKFFISYAGKMMTTAKKFKEIVDKAYANDEISKKEYAELTADENLYYKSVERIKFVDAERLSGEDTLVIADEKYTGKDIEDFKFKVTENEDGDYVLKANGNYVYVINGNLVYGTDAKEAEAFVIEVTSAPTANEGIATSEVKVIAGEGNVTIAGAAGKKVVICNILGQVVANTVVSSDNATIAAPAGVVVVAVEGEAAVKAIVK; encoded by the coding sequence ATGAACAAGAGATTTTCTACTCTTTTGGCTGCCGCTTTGGTAGCCGGTTCTTTTAGTTCAGCTTTCGCACAGTTGGAGGGGCGTAATGTTGAATGGAAGGATGCACAAGCAAGCCGCGCTTATTATTTGGCAGGGGTGCATTTTGTGAGTCCGACAGATTACTTGCAGGCTTTTTCTTTGCAAGGATTAGTGAATGGTGCTGATATTACGGCTGCAAATCCTGTTGCTGCTGCACAATGGACTGTTGAAACTAAAAAGGTTGGAACTGTTACACATTATGCTTTCAAAAATATTGAAGGAGAACAGTATCTGGCTTTTGAAAAGAAAGATGGAGCTTATGCTTTAGCTGCCAAAAAAGAGGCAAACGATGAAACAAAGTCGTTTCGTTGGTTTACTGTTGCAGCAAACGGCAATTTGCAAGCTGTGCTTTCTGATGAAAAAGAACCGTATTTTTTAGGACTGAAGAACGATGGCACAGCAGATTGGTCATTGGCTTTATTACAAAGTTCTGAGCATCATACGGATGGATCTACTTCCGTTATCAAGAAGAAGGTAGCTCTCTACGAAATCTACAACGACCAAATTACAGCAGAAGCTTTTGCGAGCAAGTTTGGCGAAAACTTCACAATCGAGTTCCCGGAAACATTGGATGACATGGATGTGTTTGAAAATGTAAGCGTAGAAAAAATCGCCAATGATAATTTGGGTTTCAAGTTGGTTGACAACAAAGGCACAAAAGATACAAAAGACGATGAATATGTAGTTTTAGCAAACGAACGTGTTTCCAACTCAGAGTTGGCTGCCAACGCAATCGGTTATCGCTATGCAAAAATGACTGCTAAAGCGATTAAAGACAAGAAAATTGACGACAAGAACACTGTATTCTATGCTGAAGAGAACGAAACAAACATCGGAGATGGTAAATATGCATTAGTTCAGAAAGTAAAAGTTGGTGACCTGGACAACAAAGATGTGACTTTCGGTAAAGTGACAAATGATGAAACAACTCGTCAGTTGGCTTCTGTCGAATATGACTGCCATTCTACTTTCATGGGGGTTACAGTAGGCAAGGGTACACGTGTCGCTAATACTGAAGTTGCCAACGAAAGAATGTTGATCGTAAATGTAACTGCCAAAGTTGCAGACAAGAAGAATTCTTCTGCACTGGGGTTGAAGAATGATTTCACTGGCGCACGTTGGTATGATAAAGTTTCTGAAGCTGACTTCGATCAGCCACAGGGGCAGTGGTTGGTTGCTGCGGGTTCAGCTGCTAACACAATTAAGTTGATCAATGTTCAGAAACCGGGTTTTGTACAAGACAATATCCGTCTATATGAAGCAGAAGGTGAAAATACTTACACAGTATTTGCTTCTGATTTAGGTTTGTCTGGTCTTGAAACAATCACTTTGACGAAAGTTGAAGATTATGACAAGCTGAACGGCTACTACAGTACATTGTCTGACATCAATCAGAAGTTCGCCTTTGTAACAACAGGTGAATATGCTAACGAAGAAGCCGGTTCAGATCTGTATTTGAAAGCTGGTGTAGAAGGAGATGTTGTAACTGTTGTTCCTCATGCTGGTTCTGAATGGGAATTGATCCGTAACGAAAAAGCACAGGCTGTTACTGCCAACTACAAATATTATGACGGTGAAAAATGGGTTGAACTGAATGGCAAAGGTAATGAAGAAAAAGGTATCCTGCCGGCTGATACAGTTCGTCTGGCTTATTCATATGCAATCAATGCTGATGAATTAGGTTTGGGAACAGCTTGGAAGATGGCTAAGGATGACATCGAGTTCTTCTTGAAAGAAAATGGTAAAGGTACATACGCTATCGTATATGGCGCTACTGCTGATGAAGTAAAAGAATACGGTGTAATCAATGGTTCTGAGGAATTAGTAGCAGAAACAACTGACTTTACTAACTCTACTCCGTTCGAAATCATAGACTTGGATGCTGCTCCTTCTTTGGCTGCTGACAGCAAGCACATGACATTCGAAGCTACTAATAGCATTGGCTTCATCGCTTCTGACGAAAATAACAACGCAGTATTGGCTAAAGAAACAGCTGCTTTGTGGGTTGACTCTGTAAATGCTGAAGGTTATGCAACTCCGAAGTTCTTCATTTCTTACGCTGGCAAGATGATGACAACTGCTAAGAAGTTTAAAGAAATTGTTGATAAGGCTTATGCTAATGATGAAATCAGCAAGAAAGAATATGCAGAACTTACTGCTGATGAAAATCTTTACTACAAGAGTGTAGAACGTATCAAATTTGTAGACGCTGAACGTCTGTCTGGTGAAGACACTTTGGTTATCGCCGATGAAAAGTATACTGGCAAGGATATCGAAGACTTCAAGTTCAAAGTTACTGAAAACGAAGACGGTGACTATGTACTGAAAGCTAATGGTAACTATGTATATGTAATCAACGGTAACTTGGTTTACGGTACAGATGCTAAGGAAGCTGAAGCATTTGTAATCGAAGTAACTTCTGCTCCTACAGCCAACGAAGGCATCGCAACATCTGAAGTGAAAGTGATCGCTGGCGAAGGTAACGTAACAATCGCAGGCGCTGCCGGTAAGAAAGTTGTTATCTGCAACATCTTAGGTCAGGTAGTAGCTAACACTGTCGTTTCTTCTGACAACGCAACTATCGCTGCTCCGGCAGGTGTAGTAGTTGTAGCTGTTGAAGGCGAAGCTGCTGTAAAAGCTATCGTTAAGTAA
- a CDS encoding porin — translation MKQLIITIAALLLLPLAVMAQYEEDTENGVVSLNGKEGFTIATKKGDFVFKPYMLVQTSANINYYDDEGLDPAYNQDNIHNSGFSIPYAILGFTGKAFDRVTFNLSINAAGNGGNILQQAWFDVEIKKSFAIRVGKFKTPFSHAYLTTLGETLMPTLPTSLTSSVILPYSLNAVTPNIGMGFDLGVEVHGLVKDKFGYEVGIFNGTGSSVNVASKTFSDDWHIPSLLYAGRITYMPKGVMPSNQGSPNRLKEDKMLFGLSTSLNVESESESTNDFRAGAEFAMLKNRLYLGAEIYYMNVGFTKRQKIDESYNYLGGYVQGGYFVTNKLQATARYDFFNRNGLDTNGFLNMPAVGFNYFFTSCNLKLQAMYQFIGRTGHDTQLDRDNDDLGLAMHSGTVLLQYTF, via the coding sequence ATGAAACAACTGATAATCACAATTGCAGCATTATTACTATTGCCGTTGGCCGTCATGGCCCAATATGAGGAAGATACGGAAAACGGTGTCGTATCACTAAACGGCAAAGAAGGTTTTACAATCGCTACCAAGAAGGGGGATTTCGTTTTCAAACCTTATATGTTGGTACAGACCAGTGCTAACATCAACTACTACGACGATGAAGGGCTGGACCCGGCCTACAATCAGGACAATATACACAACAGCGGTTTCTCGATCCCTTATGCCATCCTCGGTTTCACGGGCAAGGCATTCGACCGGGTGACATTCAACCTCTCCATCAATGCTGCCGGAAACGGAGGAAACATCCTTCAACAGGCTTGGTTCGACGTAGAGATAAAAAAGAGTTTTGCCATACGTGTTGGCAAGTTCAAGACTCCGTTCTCGCACGCTTACCTGACTACGCTGGGCGAGACGTTAATGCCGACACTGCCGACATCGCTCACCTCATCCGTTATCCTGCCTTATTCTCTTAATGCCGTGACACCGAACATCGGCATGGGATTCGACCTCGGAGTGGAAGTGCACGGATTGGTAAAGGATAAGTTCGGCTACGAAGTTGGGATTTTCAACGGAACGGGAAGCTCCGTCAACGTGGCATCCAAAACGTTCAGCGACGACTGGCATATCCCGTCATTGTTGTATGCCGGCCGCATCACGTACATGCCGAAAGGAGTTATGCCGTCCAACCAGGGCAGCCCGAACCGTTTGAAGGAAGATAAGATGCTGTTCGGTCTTTCCACTTCATTGAATGTGGAGAGCGAAAGCGAAAGTACGAACGATTTCCGGGCAGGAGCAGAATTCGCCATGTTGAAGAATCGCCTGTATCTCGGCGCTGAAATCTATTATATGAATGTAGGGTTTACCAAACGGCAGAAAATTGACGAGAGCTATAACTATTTAGGGGGGTACGTGCAAGGCGGTTATTTCGTTACCAACAAACTACAAGCGACAGCCCGTTATGACTTCTTCAACCGCAACGGATTGGACACAAACGGTTTTCTGAATATGCCGGCCGTCGGATTTAACTATTTCTTCACCAGCTGCAACTTGAAACTGCAAGCCATGTATCAGTTCATCGGACGTACCGGACATGACACGCAGCTTGACCGCGACAACGACGACTTAGGATTAGCCATGCATTCCGGAACCGTCTTACTTCAGTACACTTTCTAA
- a CDS encoding porin family protein, giving the protein MKRLTNLLAITLLTSCVTAFAQEQEETTTEKSAVEQSADIYAAGYNKFRFGGYGEILANFMDYGINRFRGTDNGSKKDHRNSISIPRFVLAFDYKFNSQWVLGAEIEFEAGGTGSAYEIENTENGEYEMEVEKGGEVALEQFHITRLIHPAFNVRAGHLIVPVGLTNEHHEPINFFGTSRPEGETTILPSTWHENGIEVFGTFGRGYTRFNYQALVVAGLNANGFDRNTWVAGGKQGLFETDNFTSPGYVARLNYLGVPGLKIGGSFYYCHNTGANSDKPETYVKYGNIPLRIYTADLQYKNKYVTARANMIYGNLSKADDLSSVNNHQSGGSPYTQTTPIAKRAVSYGGEVGFNLRAVCKDNMSVPVIYPFVRYEYYNPQEKGEGKHTMDLRNKVSMWTAGANWYALPNLVVKADYTTRKIGGGKYNSENEFSLAIAYIGWFLSK; this is encoded by the coding sequence ATGAAAAGGTTAACTAATTTATTAGCAATCACTCTACTCACCTCTTGTGTAACGGCATTTGCACAGGAACAAGAAGAAACAACGACAGAAAAATCCGCAGTGGAACAATCCGCAGACATTTATGCAGCCGGATATAACAAGTTCCGCTTCGGCGGATATGGGGAGATCCTCGCAAACTTTATGGACTACGGCATCAACCGTTTCCGGGGTACGGACAACGGAAGCAAGAAAGACCATCGCAATTCGATCTCCATACCCCGTTTTGTCTTGGCCTTCGATTACAAATTCAATTCCCAATGGGTATTAGGAGCAGAAATAGAATTTGAGGCTGGAGGTACGGGAAGTGCCTATGAGATAGAAAACACAGAAAACGGAGAATACGAAATGGAAGTTGAAAAAGGCGGTGAAGTTGCTTTGGAACAATTCCACATCACACGTCTTATCCATCCGGCCTTCAATGTCCGTGCCGGTCATTTGATCGTCCCGGTCGGTTTGACCAACGAGCATCACGAGCCGATCAACTTCTTCGGAACTTCTCGTCCGGAAGGCGAAACGACCATCCTTCCTTCTACCTGGCACGAAAACGGTATCGAAGTGTTCGGTACGTTCGGCCGAGGCTACACACGTTTCAACTACCAGGCTTTGGTCGTTGCCGGATTGAACGCCAACGGGTTCGACCGCAATACATGGGTTGCCGGCGGCAAGCAGGGACTATTCGAAACAGACAACTTCACCTCACCGGGCTATGTGGCCCGCCTGAACTATTTAGGAGTACCGGGATTGAAAATAGGCGGTTCCTTCTACTATTGCCACAATACGGGAGCCAATTCCGACAAACCGGAAACATACGTCAAATATGGAAACATACCTTTGCGCATCTATACGGCTGACCTGCAATACAAAAACAAATATGTCACCGCACGCGCAAACATGATATACGGCAACCTGAGCAAAGCCGACGACCTCAGCAGTGTCAACAACCACCAAAGCGGCGGTTCTCCTTATACACAGACAACCCCGATCGCCAAACGTGCGGTCAGCTACGGTGGTGAAGTGGGGTTCAACCTGCGTGCGGTTTGTAAAGACAATATGAGCGTACCCGTAATCTATCCGTTCGTCCGCTACGAATACTACAACCCACAGGAAAAAGGCGAAGGCAAGCACACGATGGATTTACGCAACAAAGTAAGCATGTGGACAGCCGGAGCCAATTGGTATGCTTTACCTAATCTTGTCGTGAAAGCAGACTATACAACACGCAAAATCGGAGGCGGCAAATATAACAGCGAAAACGAATTCAGCTTGGCTATCGCCTATATCGGCTGGTTCCTCAGCAAATAA
- a CDS encoding DUF6078 family protein, whose protein sequence is MKEKIDSSDIPTSYLLCMKQDCPKATTCLRRIAEQQIGDEVKLWHVISPKYQEKQTDRCAYFRPADKLTYALGFIGMLDRMPYKLMQEAICKLMRRFGRRTYYRVRKGERPLSPDEQKSMLNILKQCGINDPGKFDAYFEAYDW, encoded by the coding sequence ATGAAAGAAAAAATCGACTCCTCCGACATCCCCACCTCCTATCTGCTCTGCATGAAACAAGATTGCCCCAAAGCCACTACTTGCTTGAGGAGAATCGCAGAACAACAGATCGGCGACGAAGTCAAACTGTGGCACGTCATCAGCCCTAAATACCAAGAGAAGCAAACCGACCGATGTGCTTATTTCCGCCCTGCCGATAAACTGACCTATGCGCTCGGTTTCATCGGGATGCTGGACCGGATGCCCTACAAACTGATGCAGGAAGCCATTTGCAAGCTGATGAGACGGTTCGGACGCAGGACTTACTACCGCGTGCGAAAAGGCGAACGCCCGCTCTCGCCGGACGAACAAAAAAGCATGTTGAACATACTGAAACAGTGCGGTATCAACGATCCCGGAAAGTTCGATGCCTACTTCGAGGCATACGACTGGTAA
- a CDS encoding imelysin family protein, with the protein MKKKNYFYLAALSLAMTFSMGACSDNNDPNPDGGGKDPVNLDYSSENASAWGNYMYNVAMLLNDDATMLYNSWVTDYVDEQGSHGPYATIFKDQTAGAYQSPLSCIEEMIESGMWNIANEVGDAKIKDPYTKYTSGDKEGGLYAVESWYSWHSRDDYTNNIFSIRNTYYGRIDDNDVSKVDGNLSAFNSYKDFDDEGDIAEHSLSKLIASTNPALDEEIKTLIFASAKAIQAIPQPFRNNIDSEESVAAMNTCMELANLLLNEVKPYVNQTFGDPEYDDDLDAIAEQFVDAVVLPTYKDLQEKNKLLLDAVNQFRQNPSNDNFEKACNLWITAREPWEKSEAFLIGPVANLGLDPNMDSWPLDQNGIVQVLNSQNWDDLEWSGNFDEEDEAIGAAQSVRGYHTLEYLLFKDGQPRTVDGAK; encoded by the coding sequence ATGAAAAAGAAAAATTATTTCTATCTGGCAGCCTTATCGCTCGCCATGACATTCTCGATGGGAGCATGTAGCGACAACAACGACCCCAATCCGGATGGTGGCGGAAAAGATCCGGTCAACCTGGATTACAGTTCTGAAAACGCCAGTGCATGGGGTAACTATATGTATAACGTTGCAATGTTGCTGAACGACGATGCAACCATGCTCTACAATTCTTGGGTAACCGACTACGTCGATGAGCAGGGTTCACACGGCCCATATGCCACGATTTTCAAAGACCAGACTGCCGGAGCTTACCAAAGCCCGCTCTCGTGTATCGAGGAAATGATCGAAAGCGGTATGTGGAACATCGCCAACGAAGTAGGTGACGCCAAGATCAAGGACCCGTATACCAAATATACCAGCGGTGACAAGGAAGGCGGTCTCTATGCCGTCGAATCATGGTATAGCTGGCATTCGCGCGACGACTATACGAACAATATCTTCTCCATCCGTAACACATACTACGGCCGCATCGACGACAACGACGTGTCCAAAGTAGACGGAAACCTGAGTGCATTCAACTCTTACAAAGATTTCGACGATGAAGGAGACATCGCAGAACACTCGCTTTCAAAACTGATCGCTTCAACCAACCCGGCTCTCGACGAAGAAATCAAAACGCTGATTTTCGCTTCTGCAAAGGCGATCCAGGCTATTCCGCAACCGTTCCGCAACAACATCGACAGCGAAGAGTCCGTTGCCGCAATGAACACTTGCATGGAACTGGCCAACCTGTTGTTAAATGAAGTAAAACCGTATGTAAACCAAACATTCGGCGATCCTGAATACGACGATGACCTTGATGCAATAGCCGAACAGTTTGTCGATGCGGTCGTTCTTCCTACTTATAAAGACTTGCAGGAAAAGAACAAGCTTTTGCTGGATGCGGTAAACCAGTTCAGACAAAACCCAAGCAACGACAACTTCGAAAAGGCCTGCAATTTATGGATCACGGCACGCGAACCGTGGGAAAAGAGCGAAGCTTTCCTTATCGGTCCGGTCGCCAACTTAGGTCTGGACCCCAACATGGACAGCTGGCCTTTGGACCAGAACGGTATCGTACAGGTATTGAATTCACAAAACTGGGATGACCTGGAATGGAGCGGAAACTTTGACGAAGAAGATGAAGCCATCGGAGCCGCACAGAGCGTACGTGGTTACCATACATTGGAATATCTCCTATTCAAAGACGGGCAGCCCCGCACTGTCGATGGAGCAAAATAA